From the genome of Gemmatimonas phototrophica, one region includes:
- the rpsB gene encoding 30S ribosomal protein S2, whose amino-acid sequence MASPSLEQLLAAGVHFGHQTRRWNPKMRRFIFAERNGIHIIDLQKTLRQIELAQKLVREVVLRGENVLFVCTKRQLAAIVKDEATRCGGMFVTERWLGGMLTNYQTVKKQVKKLKELEAGTEDGSLLNYTKKEQLLMSRQREKLSKYLSGIKTMNRLPGLLFIIDSKKERIAVSEANKLGVPIVAIVDTNADPDLITVPIAGNDDAIRSVELIAKVIADTIDEARREAPARPSDDEQEAYTFSSDRGAERADRGDRGRGGDNRGGGDRGGDNRGGSGGNDRRPRRRRAKPEAIAARLKVGESPAGDAPAGDDAGSAESAE is encoded by the coding sequence ATGGCTAGTCCGTCACTCGAGCAGTTGCTCGCCGCGGGCGTTCACTTCGGGCACCAGACCCGTCGTTGGAACCCCAAGATGCGCCGGTTCATTTTCGCCGAGCGCAACGGCATTCATATCATCGACCTGCAGAAGACGCTCCGTCAGATCGAACTGGCGCAGAAGCTCGTCCGCGAGGTCGTCCTGCGCGGCGAGAACGTGCTGTTCGTCTGCACCAAGCGCCAGCTGGCCGCGATCGTGAAGGACGAGGCCACGCGCTGCGGCGGCATGTTCGTCACGGAGCGTTGGCTCGGCGGCATGCTGACCAACTACCAGACGGTCAAGAAGCAGGTCAAGAAGCTCAAGGAACTTGAGGCCGGTACGGAAGACGGCAGCCTGCTGAACTACACCAAGAAGGAACAGCTCCTCATGTCGCGTCAGCGCGAGAAGCTGTCCAAGTACCTCTCCGGCATCAAGACGATGAACCGCCTCCCGGGGCTGCTGTTCATCATCGACTCCAAGAAGGAACGCATCGCCGTTTCCGAAGCCAACAAGCTCGGCGTGCCGATCGTTGCCATCGTGGACACGAACGCCGATCCCGATCTCATCACGGTGCCGATCGCCGGTAACGACGATGCCATCCGGTCGGTGGAGCTGATCGCGAAGGTCATCGCTGATACCATCGACGAGGCGCGCCGCGAGGCGCCCGCTCGTCCAAGCGACGACGAGCAGGAAGCGTACACGTTCTCCAGCGACCGCGGCGCTGAGCGCGCGGATCGTGGTGACCGTGGCCGTGGCGGTGACAATCGTGGTGGCGGCGACCGTGGCGGTGACAACCGCGGCGGTAGTGGCGGCAACGATCGTCGTCCGCGCCGCCGTCGGGCCAAGCCGGAAGCCATCGCGGCGCGCCTCAAGGTTGGGGAGAGCCCGGCGGGCGACGCCCCGGCTGGTGATGACGCGGGTAGCGCTGAATCTGCCGAGTAA
- the rpsI gene encoding 30S ribosomal protein S9 gives MSEQIQAVGRRKEAVCRLYLTPGTGKWEVNGRTLGDYFPRPTLVSAIQQPFTLTDALGKFDVKATLNGGGMSGQAGAVRLAVARALVKLDESNRKKLREFGLLTRDAREVERKKPGRAGARKRFQFSKR, from the coding sequence ATGTCGGAACAGATTCAGGCCGTCGGCCGTCGCAAGGAGGCGGTATGCCGCCTCTATCTCACGCCTGGTACGGGCAAGTGGGAAGTCAACGGCCGTACGCTGGGTGACTACTTCCCGCGTCCGACGCTCGTGTCGGCCATTCAGCAGCCGTTCACGCTCACCGACGCGCTCGGCAAGTTCGACGTCAAGGCGACGCTGAACGGTGGCGGCATGTCGGGTCAGGCGGGCGCCGTGCGCCTCGCGGTGGCCCGTGCTCTCGTCAAGCTTGACGAGAGCAACCGCAAGAAGCTTCGTGAGTTCGGCCTGCTCACGCGCGATGCGCGTGAGGTCGAGCGTAAGAAGCCGGGCCGCGCTGGCGCCCGCAAGCGCTTCCAGTTCTCGAAGCGTTAA
- the rplM gene encoding 50S ribosomal protein L13: MKTYSATPKDIDRRWYIVDAEGMVLGRLASEVAKIIRGKHKPMYTPHMDTGDFVIVINASKVQVTGRKAEQKTYFSHTGYMGHEKHTPFATMLAKHPERVIEKAVYGMLPKTALGRQVLRRKLRVFAGAEHPHIAQSPATLSFSTAEAK, translated from the coding sequence ATGAAGACCTACAGCGCGACCCCGAAGGATATCGACCGTCGGTGGTACATCGTCGACGCGGAAGGAATGGTCCTTGGCCGGCTCGCGTCGGAAGTCGCGAAGATCATCCGCGGCAAGCATAAGCCCATGTACACCCCGCACATGGACACGGGTGACTTCGTCATCGTGATCAATGCGTCCAAGGTGCAGGTCACTGGCCGCAAGGCGGAGCAGAAGACCTACTTCAGTCACACGGGCTACATGGGCCACGAGAAGCACACGCCCTTCGCCACGATGCTGGCCAAGCACCCGGAGCGGGTCATCGAAAAGGCCGTGTATGGCATGCTGCCCAAGACGGCTCTTGGCCGTCAGGTGCTGCGCCGTAAGCTGCGCGTTTTCGCTGGCGCCGAGCATCCGCACATTGCGCAGAGCCCGGCCACGCTTTCCTTCTCCACCGCCGAGGCCAAGTAA
- a CDS encoding acetyl-CoA carboxylase biotin carboxyl carrier protein subunit, translated as MKYLVDVNGERITVELEGAHATVDGTRHEVLLSPVPGTPVRLVRIGEQVHRVVARRGQGRGHWQLDVDGTRVDAEALDERMRAIKDLTAAATASSGPAPLVAPMPGLVVRIAVAVGDMVTAGQGLVMIEAMKMENELRTAAPGVVIAVRVTAGQAVDKGALLVELGPLPE; from the coding sequence ATGAAGTATCTCGTGGATGTGAACGGCGAGCGTATCACCGTGGAATTGGAGGGTGCCCACGCAACCGTTGACGGCACGCGCCATGAGGTATTGCTGTCACCGGTTCCGGGAACGCCGGTGCGACTCGTGCGCATCGGGGAACAGGTGCATCGTGTGGTGGCCCGGCGTGGTCAGGGGCGCGGGCACTGGCAGTTGGATGTCGACGGCACCCGAGTGGATGCCGAGGCGCTGGACGAGCGCATGCGGGCCATCAAGGACCTGACGGCCGCCGCCACCGCATCCAGTGGGCCGGCTCCGTTGGTGGCACCAATGCCGGGGCTGGTGGTCCGGATTGCCGTAGCGGTTGGCGACATGGTCACCGCTGGGCAGGGCCTCGTCATGATCGAGGCCATGAAGATGGAGAATGAACTCCGCACCGCGGCCCCCGGCGTGGTCATCGCCGTGCGGGTGACGGCGGGGCAGGCGGTGGACAAGGGAGCCCTCCTGGTGGAACTGGGGCCTCTTCCGGAATAA
- the rlmD gene encoding 23S rRNA (uracil(1939)-C(5))-methyltransferase RlmD — MTRRSLSRGRGRNADRSRSSRLPESVATLTIDRIAAGGDGVGRLDGLAVFVPRTAPGDVVQVAYVTHARHARGRVLQVLTPSAARVEPICVHYTQDRCGGCQLQHLNADAQTEARRHIVQDTVARIGKRDIPLPALVSDVAWGYRSRLTLTLLRRSAGWVGGLHPHDDPARVFALETCHIAHPALVSVWQTLRPLIRKGSPALPVGETLRLGLRLDESPEGAEATAALTVALVVEGGTHWPDQESWTVAARAADPRISGVWYTPTAPTTAVRDTKNDAAPAEYAPQAREALAFAQVNPVVATALRDYVFDAVGTFAPTRVVDAYAGSGALAARLATAGISVLAIEADPAGAASAVEKVQVAASGPSASSRVLCDLVERALPSLGSGERPDTVVLNPPRRGVHADVTTWLEADAQHGLRGVVYISCDPATLARDLSRLPSWQVAAVQCFDMFPQTAHVETVCVLQRGPR, encoded by the coding sequence GTGACCCGTCGTTCCTTGTCTCGCGGCCGCGGCCGTAACGCGGATCGTTCGCGTTCGTCGCGCCTTCCCGAGTCGGTTGCTACCCTCACCATTGATCGCATTGCGGCCGGTGGCGATGGGGTCGGCCGCCTCGATGGTCTGGCGGTATTTGTGCCGCGGACGGCGCCGGGGGATGTGGTGCAGGTGGCATACGTCACGCATGCTCGGCACGCGCGTGGACGGGTGCTGCAGGTACTCACACCATCGGCCGCACGGGTAGAGCCGATATGTGTCCACTACACGCAGGATCGCTGTGGCGGTTGCCAGCTGCAGCATCTGAACGCCGACGCACAAACCGAGGCCCGGCGCCATATCGTACAGGACACCGTGGCGCGCATTGGCAAACGGGACATTCCGTTGCCGGCGTTGGTGTCGGATGTGGCATGGGGGTATCGCAGCAGACTCACGCTCACGCTGTTGCGACGGAGTGCCGGCTGGGTTGGTGGTCTGCATCCGCACGATGATCCGGCGCGCGTGTTCGCGCTTGAGACCTGTCACATTGCCCATCCGGCGTTGGTGTCCGTCTGGCAGACGCTGCGCCCCCTCATTCGGAAAGGCAGTCCTGCCTTGCCGGTAGGTGAGACGCTCCGGTTGGGTCTGCGGTTGGACGAAAGCCCAGAGGGCGCGGAGGCCACGGCGGCGTTGACGGTTGCCCTCGTCGTTGAGGGCGGGACCCACTGGCCGGATCAGGAGTCGTGGACGGTGGCGGCACGCGCCGCCGACCCGCGCATCAGCGGCGTGTGGTATACCCCAACGGCACCGACCACCGCCGTTCGTGACACGAAGAACGACGCCGCGCCGGCCGAGTACGCGCCGCAGGCGCGTGAGGCGCTGGCATTCGCTCAGGTCAATCCGGTCGTGGCCACGGCTCTGCGCGATTATGTGTTCGACGCCGTGGGGACCTTCGCGCCGACACGGGTTGTGGATGCGTACGCCGGCTCGGGGGCGCTGGCCGCACGATTGGCAACGGCGGGGATTTCGGTGTTGGCCATTGAAGCGGATCCCGCCGGTGCGGCGTCGGCGGTAGAGAAGGTGCAGGTGGCCGCCTCCGGGCCGTCAGCGTCCAGCCGGGTCCTCTGCGACCTGGTGGAGCGTGCGTTGCCATCGCTGGGTTCGGGTGAACGCCCCGACACGGTGGTGCTGAATCCGCCGCGCCGCGGCGTGCACGCCGACGTGACGACCTGGTTGGAGGCAGATGCCCAGCACGGGCTTCGCGGTGTGGTCTATATCAGTTGTGATCCTGCCACGTTGGCTCGGGATCTGTCGCGCCTTCCGTCGTGGCAAGTCGCGGCCGTTCAGTGCTTTGACATGTTTCCGCAGACCGCGCACGTGGAGACGGTGTGCGTGCTGCAGCGGGGGCCCCGATGA